A stretch of Aedes aegypti strain LVP_AGWG chromosome 2, AaegL5.0 Primary Assembly, whole genome shotgun sequence DNA encodes these proteins:
- the LOC5568073 gene encoding acetylcholine receptor subunit alpha-like 1 isoform X2: MGKGHRLAFLLVCLAGCCYADDATSDSNKPATTQTWIDKLKKDLLANYDRNVRPTQHYNVTHLDLKMTIRHVDIDEENSIFSVYGWVKMTWTDDKLKWKPADYGNVDLFRCNPDSVWKPDVVLYNNARGSDNLHYGQTNVIVYSSGQVLWVPPTDYHSFCELNLRYWPFDYQTCILKVGSWTYDGYKLNLTTSEAEPEIDIGVPNNEWSIRKVTTDRNTVYYKCCSEPYIDIQYNVTLQRHSSTHKAIVVSPAFVIMLLALSVFWLPPHCGEKIVLNGIIVLVVTVFLIYFAQQLPAMSGNTPLIVTFYSTTFYLVAISTILSVIILRITRGKRCHAVPRVLKSQLDGCLGSVLRVGNVGPSEEDKEAAGGEISVNSKQQDWCRLAVLLDRLAFVVYLIVFAISIICFSL; the protein is encoded by the exons ATGGGTAAAGGTCATCGCTTGGCCTTTTTGCTGGTGTGCCTAGCAGGATGCTGCTATGCAGACGATGCGACGT CGGACAGCAACAAACCAGCGACAACGCAAACGTGGATTGATAAGCTTAAGAAGGATTTGCTGGCCAACTACGATCGGAACGTGCGACCGACGCAGCACTACAATGTCACCCATCTGGATTTGAA gATGACAATTCGGCATGTGGATATCGATGAGGAAAATTCCATCTTTTCCGTTTATGGATGGGTTAAAATG ACCTGGACCGACGATAAACTCAAATGGAAACCGGCAGACTATGGGAACGTGGACCTGTTCCGGTGCAACCCGGACAGTGTGTGGAAACCGGATGTCGTTCTCTATAACAATGCCAGAGGCTCGGATAATTTGCACTACGGACAAACCAACGTCATTGTGTACAGCAGTGGTCAAGTGCTTTGGGTGCCTCCGACCGATTATCACAGCTTCTGCGAACTGAATCTCCGATACTGGCCCTTTGATTACCAAACGTGTATTCTGAAAGTGGGTTCATGGACCTACGATGGATACAAACTGAATCTCACTACTAGTGAAGCAGAACCGGAG ATCGATATTGGCGTCCCGAACAATGAATGGAGCATTCGGAAGGTTACAACCGATCGGAACACTGTGTACTACAAATGCTGCAGTGAACCGTACATCGACATCCAGTACAACGTCACTCTTCAACGCCATTCATCAACCCACAAGGCCATTGTTGTAAGCCCAGCATTCGTTATAATGCTACTAGCTTTATCCGTATTTTGGCTTCCGCCACATTGTGGTGAAAAGATTGTGCTGAACGGTATCATTGTGCTGGTTGTCACGGTATTCCTCATCTATTTTGCTCAGCAACTGCCGGCAATGTCAGGAAATACTCCTCTGATTG TAACCTTCTATAGCACCACGTTTTACTTGGTAGCCATCAGTACAATCCTATCGGTGATTATTTTGCGTATAACTCGTGGCAAGCGATGCCATGCCGTACCTCGCGTTTTGAAGAGTCAGTTGGACGGATGTCTCGGTTCTGTACTTCGTGTGGGCAATGTCGGTCCATCTGAAGAAGACAAAGAAGCGGCCGGTGGCGAAATATCCGTGAATTCGAAGCAACAGGATTGGTGCCGTTTAGCAGTACTACTGGACAGACTGGCATTTGTAGTTTATTTGATCGTTTTTGCCATTTCGATCATTTGCTTCAGCTTATAG
- the LOC5568073 gene encoding neuronal acetylcholine receptor subunit alpha-5 isoform X1: MGKGHRLAFLLVCLAGCCYADDATSDSNKPATTQTWIDKLKKDLLANYDRNVRPTQHYNVTHLDLKMTIRHVDIDEENSIFSVYGWVKMGWMDTRLTWSPEEYGGLRSVVFHSYYLWDPEINMHSVTLESSGSAFIGTANVRVSFDGMHNCTERLNFKSFCEMNFRRWPFDTQHCSVVLGKTTDDDMLQITTLPAEWEKNDQINPMWQIVGVTVEKYQNPMEAQYEKYNGYQYGVVVRRKVQIFNSTIIAPAIVLILMSLASFWMPAYSSEKVLLNCINAAVVCAFLLFFTIHLPLLATRTPLIVMFFSNSLYLTALSLILSVTVVNIVKSKHSKPLHPYIKGFISLPGVSMFAWIGTNQRKTTTDEEDWSGEMKNDSLTEESCSSADEASQVQLGIQQDWIQFAVILERICFVIYVFLYSVMAASYLH; the protein is encoded by the exons ATGGGTAAAGGTCATCGCTTGGCCTTTTTGCTGGTGTGCCTAGCAGGATGCTGCTATGCAGACGATGCGACGT CGGACAGCAACAAACCAGCGACAACGCAAACGTGGATTGATAAGCTTAAGAAGGATTTGCTGGCCAACTACGATCGGAACGTGCGACCGACGCAGCACTACAATGTCACCCATCTGGATTTGAA gATGACAATTCGGCATGTGGATATCGATGAGGAAAATTCCATCTTTTCCGTTTATGGATGGGTTAAAATG GGTTGGATGGACACCCGTCTGACATGGTCCCCGGAGGAATACGGTGGCTTGCGGTCGGTCGTATTCCACAGCTACTATCTGTGGGACCCGGAGATAAACATGCACTCGGTAACGCTGGAATCGTCCGGTTCTGCGTTCATCGGAACGGCCAATGTGCGGGTCAGCTTCGATGGCATGCACAACTGCACCGAACGGCTGAACTTCAAGTCGTTCTGCGAGATGAACTTCCGGAGATGGCCATTCGATACGCAGCACTGTTCGGTTGTGCTGGGCAAGACGACGGATGATGATATGCTGCAAATCACGACATTGCCCGCGGAATGG gaaaaaaatgatcaaatcaACCCTATGTGGCAAATTGTCGGTGTAACCGTTGAAAAGTATCAAAATCCCATGGAAGCGCAATATGAGAAGTACAACGGATATCAGTACGGGGTAGTGGTAAGGCGCAAAGTGCAGATATTCAACAGTACGATCATCGCGCCAGCTATTGTTCTCATTCTGATGTCGCTGGCTTCCTTTTGGATGCCAGCGTATTCGAGTGAGAAAGTGCTCTTGAATTGCATTAATGCAGCTGTGGTATGTGCATTTTTGCTGTTCTTCACCATTCATTTGCCACTGCTGGCAACTCGAACGCCGTTGATAG TTATGTTTTTCAGTAACAGCTTATACCTCACGGCCTTGTCTCTGATTCTGTCGGTTACTGTTGTGAACATAGTGAAATCGAAACACAGTAAGCCACTTCATCCGTACATCAAAGGATTTATTTCGCTTCCTGGCGTAAGCATGTTTGCATGGATTGGTACCAACCAGAGG AAAACGACTACCGACGAAGAGGATTGGTCCGGTGAAATGAAGAACGACTCCTTGACGGAAGAATCCTGTTCATCGGCGGATGAAGCCTCGCAGGTTCAGCTTGGCATCCAGCAGGATTGGATACAGTTTGCCGTCATACTGGAGCGCATCTGCTTCGTaatatatgtgtttttgtacagCGTTATGGCGGCCAGTTACTTACATTAA